The Actinomyces lilanjuaniae genome segment GCCATATCGACCCCCCGGCTGCCTCCATCTGGCTGGGCAACACGGTCGTGGTCAGCGTCGCGGCCCTCCTGTCGTGACCGGGAGCACTGCCATGAGACGCCCCCACCACCTGGTCCGCCACCAGGACCCAGCCCTGCTCTCCTTCCCCACCGAGCTCGCCCAGGCCTACGTGTTCGACCTTGATGGCACCATCTACCTGGGGGACCAGCTCCTCCCCGGCGCCAGAAGACTGGTCGCAGAGCTGAGGAGGCAGGGTGTCCCGGTGCGCTTCCTGTCGAACAACCCGACCAGGGACCCGCAGCAGTACCTGGACAAGCTCCGCGGCCTGGGAGTCTGCGTCCACCCTGAGGAGATCTGCAGCACCGTGGTGACCACGACCCGGTGGCTGCGCGAGCACCACCCCGGTGCCAAGGTCTTTGCCATCGCCGAGGAGCCTCTCAAGCGGGCACTGGCACAGGCGGGCATCGTCCTGACCGAGGACCCGGAGGAGATCGACATCGTCGTCGCCTCCTACGACCGCACCTTCGACTACCGCAAGCTCCAGACTGCCTTCGACGCCATCTGGTTCTACCAGCGAGCCTTCCTCATCCAGACCAACCCGGACCCGTACTGCCCTTTCCCGGGCGGGCGTGGCGAGCCGGACTGCGCCGCCGTCACCGCAGCCATCGAGGCGTGCACCGGCCACAGGTGCCGGGTCAGCCTGGGCAAGCCCTCCCCGCTCATGGTGGCCGAGGCGCTGCGGGGCCTGGAGGTGGAGGTGTCCCAGTGCGTCATGGTGGGCGACCGCCTGGCCACCGACATCCAGATGGCGCTGGACGCCGGCATGGGATCGGCCTGCGTGCTGACCGGGGAGGCCACCGCCTCCGACATCGCCTCCCTGGAGCCGTCGCGTCGGCCCCGCTGGGTCCTTGACCGCGTTGACCGGCTCGTACCCGCAGGGACGTGGCAGCGGCTGGGGTGGTCCGAGGACGAGTGAGCTGCCTGTCGGCTACGACCTGCCTTCCCGCCGACCCGCCACGACCACGACCACCAGCACGACGACCAGCACGACCACCAGCACGACGACTCAAAGGAGAGCATCATGACTGACAGAACCGACACCGTTGGCAGCACCGGCAGCACCGGCGGCGCTGGAAACCAGGGCACCTACCTGATGGGGATCGACTTCGGCACCGAGTCCTGCCGGGTCTCCGTCTGCGACGTCGAGGGCCGCCCTCTGGCTCTGGCGGCTACCGGGTACCCCACCTCCCACCCCCGGCCAGGCTGGGCGGAACAGGACCCCGAGGACTGGTGGAACGCCCTCCAGGCCTCCACCCACAGGGCGCTGGACAGCGCGGGGATCTCCGCCTCCCAGATCGCGGGGATCTCCTATGACGCCACTACGCTGACGCTGGTGGCCATGGACAGGCGCGGCCAGGTCCTGCGCCCAGCCATCATGTGGATGGACGTGCGTGCTACCGAGCAGGCCGCCCGGGCGCAGGCCTCAGACTCCGTGGCCCGCCTGTACAACGGCGGGGGGAGCTCCCCGGCCGTCGCCGAGTGGTACCC includes the following:
- a CDS encoding HAD-IIA family hydrolase, which encodes MRRPHHLVRHQDPALLSFPTELAQAYVFDLDGTIYLGDQLLPGARRLVAELRRQGVPVRFLSNNPTRDPQQYLDKLRGLGVCVHPEEICSTVVTTTRWLREHHPGAKVFAIAEEPLKRALAQAGIVLTEDPEEIDIVVASYDRTFDYRKLQTAFDAIWFYQRAFLIQTNPDPYCPFPGGRGEPDCAAVTAAIEACTGHRCRVSLGKPSPLMVAEALRGLEVEVSQCVMVGDRLATDIQMALDAGMGSACVLTGEATASDIASLEPSRRPRWVLDRVDRLVPAGTWQRLGWSEDE